The following coding sequences lie in one Helicobacter kayseriensis genomic window:
- the rplC gene encoding 50S ribosomal protein L3 — protein MEFIVQKIGMSRTIGSSSTAVTLLKVLNAKVCSLREDGKALVAYAQGKEINKAIEGQQKKYGLSKEFNRFATLQVANQEVGDLQTEVLSAGKIVKSTFRTKGRGFSGAMKRWNFQGGPAAHGSRFHRRLGSIGNREWPGRVQPGKKMAGHYGNEQVSVRNEILSFDSENGILVLKGSVAGFNNAYGKIKVIG, from the coding sequence GGATCTTCAAGCACTGCTGTAACACTTTTGAAAGTTTTGAATGCAAAAGTATGCAGCTTGCGCGAAGATGGAAAAGCGTTAGTTGCCTATGCTCAAGGAAAAGAGATTAATAAAGCTATTGAGGGGCAACAAAAAAAATACGGATTGAGCAAAGAGTTTAATCGTTTTGCGACACTCCAAGTTGCAAATCAAGAAGTAGGTGATTTGCAAACAGAAGTTTTAAGTGCTGGAAAAATTGTCAAAAGCACGTTCAGGACAAAAGGTCGTGGGTTTAGTGGTGCTATGAAAAGATGGAACTTCCAAGGTGGTCCAGCAGCTCACGGTAGCCGATTCCATAGAAGACTTGGTTCTATTGGTAATCGCGAATGGCCAGGACGTGTTCAGCCAGGAAAGAAAATGGCAGGGCATTATGGAAATGAGCAAGTAAGCGTAAGAAATGAGATTCTCTCTTTTGATAGTGAAAATGGAATCTTGGTTCTTAAGGGTTCTGTTGCAGGTTTTAACAATGCATACGGAAAAATCAAAGTAATAGGATAG
- the rplD gene encoding 50S ribosomal protein L4, translating into MMKALVLDSQMKKTSEIALPERYKDINEHNLYLYVKSYLASLRANSASAKTRGQVSGGGKKPWAQKGGGRARAGSITSPVFVGGGVSHGPSNNKNYNLKVNKKQKRLALEFALKQKAEEGKLYVVDSVAIASGKTKDAFKAFKSLNERSTLFVSQMSDEPTFLAYRNLRSCYLADSNELNAYLVAAFRSVVIEKAVFDEIVKEG; encoded by the coding sequence GTGATGAAAGCATTAGTTTTAGATTCTCAAATGAAGAAGACAAGCGAAATCGCATTGCCTGAAAGATATAAGGATATTAATGAGCACAATCTCTATCTTTATGTAAAGTCTTATCTTGCTTCATTGCGTGCAAATAGCGCCAGTGCAAAAACAAGAGGACAAGTAAGTGGAGGAGGAAAAAAGCCTTGGGCTCAAAAAGGCGGAGGTCGTGCAAGAGCAGGAAGCATTACTTCTCCTGTATTTGTGGGTGGAGGTGTTTCTCATGGTCCAAGCAATAACAAAAACTACAATCTTAAAGTCAATAAAAAACAGAAGCGACTAGCTCTTGAGTTTGCCCTAAAACAAAAGGCAGAAGAAGGGAAACTTTATGTTGTAGATTCTGTAGCAATTGCTAGCGGAAAGACAAAGGATGCTTTCAAGGCATTTAAAAGCTTAAATGAGAGAAGCACTTTGTTTGTTTCTCAAATGAGTGATGAGCCAACATTCTTGGCATATAGAAATCTTAGAAGTTGTTATCTTGCAGATTCAAATGAGCTCAATGCATATCTTGTCGCAGCATTTAGATCTGTTGTGATTGAAAAAGCAGTTTTTGACGAAATTGTGAAAGAAGGATAA
- a CDS encoding 50S ribosomal protein L23, producing the protein MADITDIKSILYTEKSLSLQESGVLVVQTSAKISKNQLKQVFREYFGFVPEKINSLKQNGKVKRFRGREGKRASYKKFYVKMPEGAKIDSLAV; encoded by the coding sequence ATGGCAGATATAACAGATATCAAATCAATTTTATATACAGAAAAGTCTCTTTCGCTTCAAGAGAGCGGTGTGCTTGTAGTGCAAACTTCTGCAAAGATTAGCAAAAATCAGCTCAAGCAGGTTTTTAGAGAGTATTTTGGTTTTGTTCCTGAGAAGATCAATTCTTTGAAGCAAAATGGAAAAGTCAAGAGATTTAGAGGTCGAGAAGGCAAGAGAGCATCTTATAAAAAGTTTTATGTCAAGATGCCCGAAGGTGCAAAAATCGATTCTTTGGCAGTGTAG
- the rplB gene encoding 50S ribosomal protein L2, translated as MAIKTYKPYTPSRRFMSNLSSKDITAKPSVRSLLIKLPVSAGRNNNGRITSRHKEGGAKKLYRIIDFKRNKFNLEGKVAAIEYDPYRNCRIALIVYPDGEKRYIIRPSGLNVGDTVISAEGGLDIKVGFAMKLKNIPIGTIVHNIEMHPGAGGQLARSAGASAQIMGREGKYTTLRMPSGEMRYILDECMASIGVVGNEDFINISIGKAGRNRHRGIRPQTRGSAMNPVDHPHGGGEGKTGSSGHPVSPWGTPAKGYKTRRKKASDRLIISRRKK; from the coding sequence ATGGCAATTAAAACTTATAAACCCTATACGCCTAGCAGGCGTTTTATGTCTAACCTTAGTTCAAAAGACATTACAGCAAAACCAAGCGTTAGAAGTTTGCTCATTAAGCTTCCCGTTAGCGCAGGAAGAAATAACAATGGACGCATTACAAGTCGACATAAAGAAGGTGGAGCCAAAAAGCTTTATCGAATCATTGACTTTAAACGCAATAAATTCAATCTTGAAGGAAAAGTTGCGGCAATCGAATATGATCCATATAGAAACTGTCGAATTGCTTTGATTGTTTATCCTGATGGAGAGAAGAGATATATTATCCGACCAAGCGGATTGAATGTCGGAGATACTGTAATTTCTGCTGAAGGTGGGTTGGATATTAAAGTTGGCTTTGCAATGAAGCTTAAAAATATCCCCATCGGAACGATTGTACATAATATCGAGATGCATCCTGGAGCAGGGGGACAGCTTGCAAGAAGTGCGGGAGCAAGTGCTCAGATTATGGGGCGTGAAGGAAAGTATACAACCCTTAGAATGCCAAGCGGAGAAATGAGATATATTCTTGATGAATGTATGGCAAGCATTGGTGTTGTTGGAAACGAAGACTTTATCAATATCTCAATCGGAAAAGCTGGACGTAATCGCCACAGAGGAATTCGTCCTCAAACAAGAGGTAGTGCAATGAACCCTGTTGATCACCCACATGGTGGAGGTGAAGGAAAAACTGGTTCAAGTGGTCATCCTGTGTCTCCATGGGGAACTCCGGCGAAGGGATATAAGACTAGACGCAAAAAAGCAAGCGATCGCTTGATTATCTCAAGAAGAAAGAAGTAA